ATTAGGTTCATTTAAGTTATGAGAGTCTGTTAATCATGTAATTGAGTACATGTCATGAACTGTAAGATGTTTGAAAGGTTCAAACCAATCAGGCACACTCAagcaatttaattaattaaattcataACAGGTGTTTAaatgctaaaaatataaaattccttccttccttccctcctgaaTAATTCAGCTCCAAACCTCTCAGGCAGGGCCTGAATGAGCAAGGAGGATGAACAGGGCCAGAAGATCAGGTATATACAGGGGGTTTGAGGAAATCAGTATCTACATGGAGGCTAATGGCAGCCAGGTTAGAGAAGGCTGTAAGCATGGAAAGGAGGAAAGCTAGAATGTGGTATTGGGTTGGAATTGGAGGTATCAGTGTGAAGTCatcattttcaataaataaatatagttgtgaaaataaatatctatgaaaCTGTGTGAATGCACATTTATACTTACACAGGTATTTCTAACTTTGAGAGGGTGTGGGAGCCACAAAACCCAAAGATGTGAGCACACCTGGTGCtgagatcttggtttctaaacatCATTCCTCTAAAAGGAACCAGGGTAGGGCAGGGCATCTCCAAGATGTGCCAACTTGAAGGGCCTCCTGCTAATGAAAAACAGAACAAGTCAAGCATCAATGTAAATAATGAGAGTAAAAAAATATAATCTGCTGAATAAAATCAGAATCGATGAGTCCACACtgatataaagaaatgaatataaatggggagaagagactgtgctggtttgaatgtattatgtctcccaaaccaccattatctttgctgcaatcttgtgggagcagacgtattagtattgattagattgtgattctttgaatgtttccatggagatgtgagccacccaactgcaggtgataactctgatcagataatttccatggaggcatggccccgcccattcagcatgggccttgtttagtttactagggcactatataagctcagacagaaggagcaagcttgctacagccaagagggacactttgaaggatgcacaggagctgaggggagctgcagcttacagagcaacattttggagacagcctttgaaagcaaacttttgctccagagaagctaagagaggaccaacacaccaacagcaactaagagtgacatttttgaagagctgcagcctagagagaaacatcctgggaaaaagccattttgaaaccagaactctggaacagtcactagccacatgccttcccagctcacagaggttttctggatgccattggccatcctccagtgaaggatgtgttaccttggacactttatggccttaagattgtaactgtgtaaccaaataaacccccttttataaaagccaatccatttctggtattttgcaaaagggcagcattaacaaactggaacagagaccATTCAAGAAATGTTAGGGTCAGAAAATCATCATCTGGTAACCATTCAGccaaaaaaacatgaataaacgCTAGAGCTGGTGGATGAGCTTTGGATGAGGAATGGAGTGTCCACATCGTCTCAAAGTGTCTTTCCCACACTAGACATTAATTATAATAGGAGAAAGTGAAACTTGTCAGTGGGGAAACCTGAAGGACACCCGCTTCCTCAAGTGATTCGAGTGGACATCACAACACCTGGATAACCACATAGTGTGACCCTTAGTGGGGCAGTGAGAAGGTCCCACTTCTGGATCTTCCTGTGAAAAAAATGTATGACCTGCATCCAAACATGAGGAagcatctcacacacacacaaactgagaGACATCTGATGAAAGAGCTGGCTTGGAATCTTCAAATCAAGGTCGGAGCGGTCAATAAAGAACTAAGGAACTGCTCCAAattgaagaagacagaaaaagcagGATGAGGTGCAACACGTAGTTCCAGGTGGGATCCTTTTGATATCTTGCCATTGGGACAGCAGCTAAGACTTGTATGGGGTCTGTGAAGACTCGATTGTGTCTTCCAAAAAGATACGTTGACATGCTAAGCTCAACACCTCAGAGCATGATcttattatttggaaatagggtggtGGTGCACAGAGTAAGTTAAATTAAGATGAGATCACACTGGAGTAGGGCCGTCTCCTAATTCAATTGGACTGTTTCCTTATAAGATGAGGAGAAGACATGGAAGGGGAGAATGCCATGtaaggaaggaggcagggactGCAGTGCTGAAGCTGCAAGCCAGAGAACACCAGGGAGAACCTGCagctgccagaagctgaaagagcaaGGAAAGGCTCGGAGGGAGCATGGCCCCACCTTATTGTGGACACTGACCTCCAGGACTGAGAGGCAATAAACTTCTATGGTTTCAAGCCACCTGGTGTGCGGTGCTTTGCTACGGCAACTCCAGGACATGACGACACATGAAGAGTAGGTGGGGGTCCTTTTTGCTCGTCTTGCAACAtttctataaatttgaaattatttaaaaagaaaaaaactttgacTTGTTTTccaaggttttattttgttttttattatatggACAAGTTGCATAAATTCAGCTTTAAACTAATAACAAATAGTGGCTGTTCGTCTTCCTGAACAAACGCCTCTCAGACATTAAAATATCTGAACATTCTTGAGCACTTTTTGACTGGTAAACTTTAGAGATAATCAatcatgccattttttttttttgtaaaatatgagATTTCTATCTGGATTGCATTGATTCTAAGATTATTCTGGAAGAATCAACATCCTAGAACAACTGAGTATTACCATTTAGTAACATTCAGATTTTATCTGgttctttatataaaattttattgtcaTCTTATAGGCCTTGGACAGTTTTTATTAGATTACTTCAGAGAAAGAATGTCTTTTGTACATACTGTGAATGAGATACTCCtttctgttatatttttaattgtttatttctgCTATAGAGGAAAGCTACTGATTTTTATAGCAAACTTACAAATTCATTAATCCTGCGTTTTTCAGTTATCTTGGATTTTTTAGGCAATCATACTCTCTTCAAATGGgagttttatcttttttgttgttgccttGAGCAAGGAAATGATGTTGAGTATCAGTGAAATGGGCATCCCCCTTGTTCCTACACTTCGGTGGGAGAGCAAGTGTTTCCAACGTTTCACCATTAAGTCTGATATTGGCTGTAGGTTTCTGGTAGATACTGCTAATCAGGTTAAAATACTTGTGTGCCTCTGGGTGAAGCAGTCTGCTGGGTGCTGACTGACCCCCCATGGGTAAGTCCCTGCCCTTATGGAGGGAGCTCAGCGTTACATGAATAATCCATCACACTGAGGACAGCACGTGTACAACCGGAAGTCAGTGCCCTAAGGAAAAGGAACACAGAACCCGGCTCCCTGGGGTCGGGGCTCGGCCATTCGGCCTGCAGATTCCCCTAGAAGACCCTCCTTAAATAGTGAAGCCACTGTGACACGGATGAcaccttttatttttgttgctctCTTCCCGTTGTTCTCTTGCTCTCCCCTCTTCGCCTATCTAAATACCGCCCAGCTTTTTAAGGCAGCGTCATGCTCTCCACCTGCAGGAAGGCTCCTTTCTCTCCATCGCTTGGCCCGAGACAGCCCACTTTACTCCCGATGTGCTGTTGTAATTGCCAGCAGTACCCCCTCTTCAGTCTCAGAAGTGTTCTGGTTTGGAAGATAAATGACACAGCTTCTCTGGTCTGCAGCGATCTCTCCCTCCACCAAACTAGTAGCACTTAATAATAATACCATTATTTGTTAATTAATAGAGAAGGCCATGGGACATCTCAGTACTCGTTAGTTTCTCAGGAATCCATGATGTGTAGTCTGACATCACTAGTAACACATCATagggctaaaaagaaaaaaaaaaagcacagacgTGGGAACTCTAAACCCAGAGTTCAAACTGAGCCATCGGAGACACCTAGGGCACGGCATGTTTCCTAAACCTTGTGGAGTGTTTTCCTAACCAACCTTAAAGGGAAAGCTGTTGGTAAAATTAAATGAAGGTTAAGTGACCATCTAGAAAGATGCCATCATTTAGCTGTAACACCTGTGAGGGTAGGACATATTTTTTTCACATCCCCATAATGCCAAATAAAGCCTTGTTCAAAAAAGGTACACAAATACTTAACTACATcatcaaaaataatttctttaaatatatatatatatctgtaagtttttttcctaaatctcAATAGAATGATAAGCGTTTGTCTCCATACAAATCACATCACTTCTTGCTAAACCTTAAAATGCCATGCTGGCCCTTCCAAAACACCAGACAAGTccattttaattgaattttacaGGATATTAGTAATTAAGCCAGAACAAATGCTATGGAAGTCCTCCTATGGTTCTAGAATACCAAATGGGTATAATTTATACAGGGGTCACGGGTGATAGGGAGCGTTCACTAAATAGCCAGACTCTGGTTGGCAATTCCCATTTGCAGGGAAATCCAGGGGCAAGAGGGGCAGGGACATTTGAAATATCCCAGCTGATAACCACAGTGCATTCTCTCATGAGGAAAAGAAAGTAGAAACTGTGATTGTCAGGCCAGCACAGAAAGATTTCATTTACCCTAAAACcttggaaataaaatattctattagCAGATGCAAGCCTGGAAGCActattctaatatttttcttagcTGTacatttcagcattttaaatctTAGCAAAACAACACTTCAACTCTCTGCTTTTTTCCTTCAAACTTATTATCACTACTTTAAAAACCCACATAGTGGTCCAATTAAATGTACTGACTGTCTCAAAATTGTCACTTAGGAAACTGTCTATTCATTCCAAGAAGGCAGATACTGCTCAAATTGTTTTTGGAAGCCAGCTTCTTCATTTAGAGCTCAGGGCAAAACCTCAGAGGTAGCAAATCTTTATTCTCCTGAGTTGATATGATTTTTTTTGAGTCTAAAGACACTGGGAGTTGAGTGATCAAGCTGAGTAATAATTTGAGGTTGGAAAATAAAGGCATAATTATAAAGTAAAGACATTTGAACCCTCCAACTATTTTAGTGAATGATGTAATAGAATCATATATATAGCTATCCAAAGTAACTCCTTTGATAACATTAGTTTAGTTGAATAAGCAAAACAATTTCACAGTCACACTCTAGATGTGCCATATGTTCTTGCTCACGAGCACTAAAAAAGGGCCCTTCCCAAATTGTATCTCCCACTGCCCTACCAAGCTACCAAAAATGCAGAATACTTTGACCTGAAGGGCAGGCGGCTGCAAAGTATGGCCTACAGAGCCACTAATACCATAGTGTGAATTTGACACAATAGTTAGCCTTGACTGACACAAGTCAACAGGACATATTGATTTGGGGGAAGGCTGTCAAAGAGGGAAAAGCCCAAGGGAGACCCTGAAGCCAAGTTCTAACCATGCCCTGCACACAGCCCTTTGGCTCCAAGTATATATCCCAACAAATCTGGCAACCACAGTATGGTGGCTTAGAGCCTTGTGTACCCTacaaaaacatgctcttaaacttaacccattcctgtgggtatgaaccctttTAACTAGGACTTGTCgaggaggttacttcagttaaggtgtgccccaccTCATTCttgatgtgtcttaatcctattactggagacctttataagcagaatgaaactcagacagggagagagagagccatgggaAGCAAGCAGCTCAggtcaacagaacctgggagaggagagagagatcagcacaggccgccatgtgcatttccCTGTGACAGGGGAGcccagaaccaaggatcactggcagccagccccagaaagccagtctttgggaagaaagcatcgccttgatgatgcctgggtttggactttttcctaccctcaaaaccatgagctaataaattcccattgtttaagccaatccgttgcatggtatttgcttgagcagccgaAGAAACTAAAACGCACAGCAACGTGGTCCAAGCATGTGGTGATTTTTATTAAGAATAACTTTGGTTCTAAGAATTCCACCCTCGATTCTGTAATACTTTCCGTTAAAAACAATTATACAAGagcaaatacaaaaaatattaaattatgaaaacaaatcCATTAAGGCtccctttatatatattatatacactcAAACAAGTCAAGATTTTTCAGAGTAGAAGAATAAAGTCAACTGTTTTAGCTTAGAAAGCAATGCTACTTTACTACTaggaaactataaaacactgaacTATTTTAAGAAAAGCATTGAGTGGAAAATGGAGCCAGTTTTGTCAAAAAGTGGCTCAAAGCACAAAACTGCTCAGGGGCTCGGGTCCTGGGGATGGGAATGTACATTCAGGTGTGAGGGGGACTGACCGCCTTTTTAAACTTaagcttgcttgaccagaccacTGCACAGCTTCTCTGTGCTCCCACAGCTCACTCATATAACATCACTTCACACTATTTACAAGTCATCTTTTGCCCAGACCTTGTACTTTTAACTACAAATAATTCTGCAGGTTTCTGTGGGAAATTAGGAGGGAAAtgcttttgtaatttctttccccCAGCAAAGACTGAATTCTAGGTAAGTTCTAGGAACAGAATTGGTCCTTCTAAAGGAGGCTGTTGGGGTCCTTGAGAGTTTTATCAAGCAGCAGAACTGCTTCTGGGGTACAGAACTAAACAACTGATATCCAGTTAGATAAAAGGATATCAGCCAGGCGTGAATCTTAACCACATCGTTAgtccatatacacacacaaaaaaaaattccagttagTGTGGAGTCAGAAATGCACCAGTCACCACGCTGGCTTCCCTCAAAAGGAAGAATGACAGAGAGAACCATTAACTGATCCATCCTTCCAGAGCAAACTGTTACGTAGCAAAATTTTATCTTAAGCATCTCATATTTTATCCAAATAATACTTGCTGATGAGATAAAACAATCCATTTCAGGTGTAATTAACTAACATGTCGTCTAACTAGCAGTATCACTGCATTTACTTTTCTCTTGTTCACCGTGGGAATCGACATGAGCCAGTCGTCAACCATTAAGATGAAAGCATCTCCATAGAAAGCAAATTTCTACTAGGTTGATTCAGGATTCAAAAGCTCAGGATCCAGCATTCAATGAGCCTTTAAAGGAGATGTAAGAAGAGTCTTGAATGTAGGAATTACTGGCTGCCTCGTCCGTATGGAGAACATCCTGAACCATGCACCACTCAACTGAAAGAGCCCCCTGTGCTGATCACCCCTATAAAATGGATTTTGCTGTTGTCTGTCACTTGGTCTTTCCTTCAAAGTGTGCTCTGGCTAAAATGAGGACCTTGGGCAGCCTCTCCCTTCACTTCAGCTTTTCCTGAGACACGATACAGTAGTCATCAACATCTTCAACAGTGTCACCACACGAAGGCTGGCGAAAAGTCCTTCTCCATGAGaaacagatgaaagaaaaaatacaggcaAAGAAACATGTGACCACGAACCAGAAACTTCCAAACCTTGGATTCTAATGATATTCAAAATGTATGAATGCTACAAATCTTCCAACGAAGTCTCCTTGAGTCGACACTGGCTTCACATTAAAACACACAAAGAACGCATTGCCCAGCTCCCAATGGGAACTTTCCTTACACTCtcagaagaaatcaaaagatttTGGACCCTCTCCTTTTGACACGGGGTTGGGCTGTATGGACTAGTCTCTATTTGCCAAAGGAACAGGAGAATACATCATCTAAAAGTATATGTCTCATCTAACgctgacattttaaaacaaaacaaaacaccctttTCATTACTCAAAGCAAGAAACGGACCTACACAATGCACCTCGTCTGTGCCGGAATATCATCATGTAGCATACTATTATATAGAGAAccaaaaaggatgaaaataagATGGAGACGGATGTTAACACATTTTGGTTCACATGGTTTTAAACCTTCTCACCCTATTTCTGAATTCTAGTGCTGGGCCCAACAGTAACATTCCCTGGTGTCAATTCTAACAGGGATGGACgtataaattgaaaaagaaaatgttcgGTTCTCAAAAGAGTTCACAGATATTGGCTAGAACAGAATAAATGCAAACTAAGGCAAATTAAACTATCTTACAGATAACAAGAAGGATTAAACATAATTTCTTTagctttaaacaaaaaaaaaggctctGTGCCCCACTAAAGTTGGATTGGAAGGAAAACCAAACAGTGCAACCCTCAAGAATTTATTCCAGtgtcctcttctttttttaaagtctctgaaCACAGGTTCATTACCCCAATGGATGTGCTGGTCAATGTCCTTCATTTGGCGAATGGGAACTGCAGCCATCCCAGGCGACTCACCCACCCAGACGGCAGGGGGAGGAAAACCCAAACCTGTCCTCCGGACAGCGCGAGAGTCCTGTGGGCTGGACGCCCTTGCAGGGGCTCGTCCTGAGAGGAAGCGCTGAGGAGGGTCCCACGGACACGGCTGGGTGCGGACGGACTGGCCGTGCCAGGGCTCCGTGCAGCCCCTTAGGACTCCTGGGCCTGGGCGACCTCATGGCCTGTTCTTCGGAGATTGCCTTTGACCTTCACGAACTCCGGGGCATTCTCTTGCTCTTCTTGTGACTTCTGCTTCTCGAGTTCCAGCTAAAtggaattcagaaacagaaaatggtTTATAATCATGAGGAGGCTTTTCAAAGTATTCCTCTTTCCAATGGCCTGAACAACTTCACTGCctgtgctggttttaatctattatgtaccccaggaaagactatctatctaatctatctatctatctgtctgtctgtctgtctgtctgtctgtctatctatctatctatctatctatctatctatctatctatctatcgataTATTTAAGGTtaagcaacatttttaaaatcgTGATACAGTAATATGTGTGCTTCTTACTTATATACTAAATAACAGAAACTAGTGAAATTAGAGAAATCATCATAATTTCAGAGTAATAATATACACAGTGTTTCAAGGTATCTGCAACAactgcaatgaaaaataaaaacacttgtcAATACTATCTCTGACAAAGTCACCAGTACTGGCACTGCTATTGTGGTTTGTTGTCCTCGTATATATTGGAACAGaatgctaaatttcagttagaTATTAGTGGAAATaaatcatgtaatttttttttcaattcaagtTCATGGACTCTTTGAATTTTATCCAAGCATCACTCCGTGTGGGTTGGGGATTAAGAACTTCTCCTCTGTTGAGTTTCCAAGCCATCTTTCATCACTTTCTTCTCCgagatggtgttttagtttgctaaagctgatgaactgcaatataccagaaacgggttggcttgtACAATGGAAATTtgttaacttacaagcttacagttcttagcccgtgaaaatgtccacatcaaggtATCAACAAGCAAGGCTTTCCCCCAGAAGATCCACTTCCTGAAATCCTCAgatcctctgtcacacggcaaggcacaagGCAAAATCTACttgtctctgccttctctcccgggtttcactgctttcagcttctggcttcagtggtttcctctctgtttctgtgtgtgtccttgtctctcagcttctctggggcttttctctcttttagcttttgtGTGCTTCTccaaatttcatctcttagcttctctggggctattTTCTGTCAAAAGACTaggctcttttaatccaatcttgtgggggcataaatattgtggttgggaccttttgattaggttgtttccatggagatgagaccctgcccattcaaggtgggtcttaattagcttactggagtcctctatgagaggataaaaggcagagacattttgaagagagctcagagacacttagacaGAAAatgcccacagacattttggagacagccgttgaaaccagaaccaggagagaagctaagagatgaagcccagagtttgccccagagaagctaagagaggacccccagttgcttagagagaaataccccggaagaaacaagcaaggatgcaccagggctgagagagagagatgttaagatagaagcccagagacattttggagaaagtgatGGAAACAAGAAATTAAATGTGGGAGAGTCCCAGCAAACTCcagtcttcccatgtgacagaggtaccccagatgccatcggcctttcttcaaagaaggcatCATCCTGTTAaggccttaactgggacattttcatggccttagaactgtaaatttgtgaattaaaaaaCCCCCACTGTAgatgtcaatccatttctggtattttgcattccagcagctttagcaaactggaacactgcccAAGTGGAGCAATTCTCTCCTGGTCACtgcattttgaaaaaacaaacaccTGGATGCATACAAGATGAGGGGTAATTGAGCACAGAAGAAATCAACagactgttactgcaaacaacatgaagagatGATATGAATCCAAATATCAAggctaagaaaataaaatcccaaaaTCCACCCACAGCTTTCTGGGGTCTCTGAAGTTGACTGTTTGAGGCCCCCCGCTTGGCTGTGACTTCAGGGGTGACCTTATTTTGGCTTTGCCTCCTAGCTCTCTTTACTGCCCTCAGTGGAACCCCTGCCCCTTCCTGAATGCATTCTGCCCCAATTGCTAACATTTTGTCCTGTCTTCTTGTGAGGCATAAGCACAGACTGACACGTCGGGCAGATTCTTTCTCCAACATCTTTGTCTCTCAGGACAAACCCAGAACAccctcatccccccaccctcacctgtTCCAGCTTCTGTTGCCGTTTTAATAGTTCAATTTCCAAGTCGgatttcttcttttgtgcttcttcttccttctgctttattACTTGGTCTcgttttctcttttccattaccTTCTGCAGTTCTGGTTTATTCTGAGGGGCAAGACCTCTgcaaaaaaggattaaaaaaaataaaaatataatgatttaACCTAATGGACACATCTTTCGTGAATAAAAATTTAGTTTAGGCATCAGTCATAGAAAAGGGCTCTACTGGGTTAGTATGACGGTAAGACTTAGTCCTAAGCTAAACCCTTAACCAGCAACACAGTTTCAGAAACTCACGAGCATGGGAGAAAGGGCAAGGGCCTCCTCCAAAGACCATGTGAAGTTCATTCGCTGGATAAAAATTACTCAGCAACCACTGTAGTGCCAGACACTAGGAAAGCAGGCTGGTGGGAGCGGGGACGGGCGGAGAAGGTGGGACAGCAGCTTAGATGATGGGAAGGAGACGGGGACAGCACACACACAGGACAGGGGACAGAGCACTCCCAGGACGGGGGAGGGGACAGAGCACTCCCAGGACGGGGAGGGGACAGAGCACTCCCTGGACGGGGAAGGGGACAGAGCACTCCCAGGACGGGGGAGGGGACAGAGCACTCCCAGGACGGGGAGGGGACAGAGCACTCCCtggatgggggaggggacagCACACTCAGGTGAACATGCAAACACCTAAGTCCCACCTAGAGTTTCGGGAACGTGTTCCTAGTTCTTGGCCTTGGTACCATCTACACAGGCCAGCACCGGGGCTGGGAGAACACAGGGTCCCGGGAACATCTCCCAGCCTTCCTTTCTCTGGCCTGCCCGAGCTCCCTGCCTGGGGTGGCAGGACCACTGCACCCATGTCTGGCGGCCCGTCCAGCACTCCCCTCACCCAAACCATTTCGAGGTTCCTTTGCTATTGATGTGTTGCCATCTCCTCACATGGGGAGAGCCAAAAGCCAAACTCTGGCCATCCACCAGCAACCCTCCATCTGACATGTCTGAGGCCAGGAATTCCTGGGTAGCACATCTGTCTGCCTCTCCATTAGCTAGGATTCTCTTGCTGTCCCTTTCTCCCGCCACTTC
Above is a window of Choloepus didactylus isolate mChoDid1 chromosome 8, mChoDid1.pri, whole genome shotgun sequence DNA encoding:
- the FAM107B gene encoding protein FAM107B isoform X2; amino-acid sequence: MAEPDYIEDDNPELIRPQKLINPVKTSRNHQDLHRELLMNQKRGLAPQNKPELQKVMEKRKRDQVIKQKEEEAQKKKSDLEIELLKRQQKLEQLELEKQKSQEEQENAPEFVKVKGNLRRTGHEVAQAQES